The Candidatus Krumholzibacteriia bacterium genome contains a region encoding:
- a CDS encoding lipopolysaccharide biosynthesis protein has translation MRRLRARIGAGAALHSAASSASKSIGFGLLLLYGHALTPADFGVLVLLYLTTFLLDGIAIQGLTARILRQHALAAGEDDPSRRRVVTTAFVHTVASGAVLFGLLALAAGPASLLFFREPRWSTLLQLMCIAGFLRAVQNVPRQMLRARGRSGWLDGLRLGDAVAAAVLNILLVVGAGLGLTGVVYGEVLREGVATLLLVFTLRRDLCHAPSMVALRRLLRDGWPRLRRELPNLVLAANDRYFLAFSTSVSLIGTYGFGLRLAQALGDFVVQPLLGLVPGLHAPDGAAEGRREVFGRFLTYFVALAGLVALAIAVFAPSLLRIVCQPDYEGTAWILPLLLMALAIGGVQKLLLVCLRLEGRPAPPVQRATFAAAVLSLTGNALLVPKHGALGAAFTAVLAQSLLCAMVLVAARRSQLLRFEPGRLTKVAAALFSSFYIAGFVMPDDLVGQIAAAWAMVLLYPALLGVFGFYTVAEVERLRDLFNHRIGKAASKPADRKDFPFPAVTEAADDAELVGAGAERQRS, from the coding sequence ATGCGGAGACTCCGTGCACGCATCGGTGCGGGCGCAGCGCTGCACAGCGCCGCGAGCAGCGCCAGCAAGAGCATCGGCTTCGGCTTGCTGCTGCTCTACGGGCACGCTCTCACACCCGCCGACTTCGGCGTCCTCGTTCTCCTGTACCTCACCACTTTCCTCCTCGACGGCATCGCGATCCAAGGTCTGACGGCGCGGATCCTGCGCCAGCACGCTCTCGCCGCCGGCGAGGACGACCCGTCGCGCCGGCGCGTCGTCACCACGGCGTTCGTGCACACGGTGGCGAGCGGCGCGGTGCTTTTCGGCCTCCTCGCCCTCGCTGCCGGCCCGGCGAGCCTGCTCTTCTTCCGCGAGCCGCGTTGGAGCACGCTGCTCCAGCTCATGTGCATCGCCGGCTTCCTCCGCGCCGTGCAGAACGTACCGCGGCAGATGCTGCGGGCCCGCGGCCGGTCGGGCTGGCTCGATGGCCTCCGCCTCGGCGATGCGGTGGCGGCGGCGGTGCTCAACATACTGCTCGTCGTCGGTGCCGGCCTCGGCCTGACCGGCGTCGTCTACGGCGAGGTGCTGCGCGAGGGCGTCGCCACGCTGCTGCTCGTCTTTACCTTGCGTCGCGACCTCTGCCATGCGCCCTCTATGGTGGCGCTGCGTCGCTTGCTGCGCGATGGCTGGCCGCGGCTGCGGCGTGAGCTGCCCAATCTGGTGCTGGCGGCGAACGATCGCTACTTCCTCGCCTTCTCGACTTCGGTCAGCCTGATCGGGACCTACGGTTTCGGACTGCGCCTGGCACAAGCCCTCGGTGACTTCGTCGTGCAACCACTCCTCGGCCTCGTCCCGGGTCTCCATGCGCCGGACGGAGCTGCCGAAGGCAGGCGCGAAGTCTTCGGCCGTTTCTTGACCTACTTCGTGGCCCTGGCCGGCCTCGTAGCTCTCGCCATCGCCGTGTTCGCCCCCTCCCTGCTGCGCATCGTCTGCCAGCCGGACTACGAGGGCACGGCGTGGATCCTGCCGCTCCTCCTCATGGCCTTGGCTATCGGGGGGGTGCAAAAGCTGTTGCTGGTGTGCCTGCGTCTCGAGGGTCGTCCGGCGCCGCCGGTGCAGCGCGCCACCTTCGCCGCCGCCGTTCTCAGCCTCACCGGCAATGCCTTGCTGGTACCGAAGCACGGCGCCCTCGGCGCCGCCTTCACCGCCGTCCTCGCCCAGTCGCTGCTCTGCGCCATGGTGCTGGTGGCGGCGCGCCGCAGCCAGTTGCTGCGCTTCGAGCCCGGCCGTCTGACCAAGGTCGCCGCCGCTCTCTTCTCCAGCTTCTACATCGCCGGTTTCGTGATGCCCGACGATCTGGTGGGACAGATCGCCGCGGCCTGGGCGATGGTGCTGCTCTACCCTGCGCTGCTCGGCGTCTTCGGCTTCTACACCGTGGCGGAGGTCGAGCGCCTGCGCGACCTGTTCAACCACCGTATCGGCAAAGCGGCATCCAAACCCGCTGACCGCAAGGATTTCCCCTTCCCTGCCGTGACCGAAGCCGCGGACGACGCCGAGCTCGTCGGCGCCGGCGCCGAACGCCAGCGTTCCTGA
- a CDS encoding NUDIX hydrolase: MSGHPTHPHDAAPGWSFCPQCATRLETRLLRPGEPTRLACPACDFILFLDPKVAAGCILEIDGRIVLLRRAIPPAVGKWVYPGGYVDRGETVPAAAAREALEEVCLQVEPRSLLGVYSYAGSPIVVVVYVAEVVGGTLAVGDEALEVRTFAPEALPWNDLAFPSTFDALADYLRRVHAMEPPADATDPAPP; the protein is encoded by the coding sequence ATGTCCGGCCACCCCACCCACCCACACGACGCCGCGCCCGGCTGGTCGTTCTGCCCGCAGTGCGCCACCCGGCTGGAAACGCGGCTGTTGCGGCCCGGCGAGCCCACGCGCCTCGCCTGCCCGGCCTGCGACTTCATTCTCTTCCTCGATCCCAAGGTCGCGGCGGGCTGCATCCTGGAGATCGACGGACGCATCGTCCTCTTGCGCCGCGCCATTCCGCCCGCCGTCGGCAAGTGGGTGTACCCGGGCGGCTACGTGGACCGCGGCGAGACGGTGCCCGCAGCCGCCGCACGCGAGGCGCTCGAGGAAGTCTGCTTGCAGGTAGAGCCGCGCTCGCTCCTCGGCGTCTACTCTTACGCGGGAAGCCCGATCGTCGTCGTGGTCTATGTAGCGGAAGTCGTCGGTGGCACGCTCGCCGTCGGTGACGAAGCCCTCGAGGTGCGCACCTTCGCCCCGGAAGCGCTGCCGTGGAACGATCTCGCTTTCCCCAGCACCTTCGACGCCCTCGCCGATTACTTGCGCCGCGTGCATGCCATGGAGCCGCCTGCCGACGCCACCGATCCTGCGCCTCCTTGA
- a CDS encoding FAD-linked oxidase C-terminal domain-containing protein, producing MNADTTAFLHELHGHLGPRLHQRPEDLLVYECDALTLYKTRPLAVAFPETTAEVAEIVRCCARHGVPFVPRGAGTGLSGGAKPVEHCLIVETSRMRRILAIDVDNRFAVVQPGLVNLNLSQAVASTGLAYAPDPSSQASCTIGGNVAENAGGPHCFKHGMTTRHILGLEVVLPTGEVVQLGGPEPDAPGYDLVGLFVGSEGTLGIATAITVRLVPKPESVRTLLAAYGRMGDACAAVADIVAAGVEPAALEILDHLTIEAVESSVYAAGYPREADAVLLVELDGPALEVEASAARVGAICRERGALALEEAQQESERKRLWQGRKGAFGAMGRIDTDLLVMDGVVPRNKLQGVLEAIYRVREKYGITLANVFHAGDGNLHPNIAFDGRDPEQVQRVLAAGEEILRLCLECGGALSGEHGIGVEKRDLMPLMFDAADLELMRRVRDSWNPRGLCNPDKVLPATKSCVEARGRMLLPDPGDAPEVRR from the coding sequence ATGAACGCAGACACCACCGCCTTCTTGCATGAGCTCCACGGCCACCTCGGCCCCAGGCTGCACCAGCGTCCGGAAGACCTCCTGGTGTACGAATGCGACGCGCTCACCCTCTACAAGACCCGCCCGCTCGCCGTCGCCTTCCCGGAGACCACGGCGGAGGTGGCCGAGATCGTCCGTTGCTGCGCCCGCCATGGCGTCCCCTTCGTCCCCCGCGGCGCCGGCACCGGTCTCTCCGGCGGCGCCAAGCCGGTCGAGCACTGCCTGATCGTGGAGACGTCGCGCATGCGGCGCATCCTCGCCATCGATGTCGACAATCGCTTCGCCGTCGTCCAGCCGGGTCTCGTCAACCTGAACCTGAGCCAGGCGGTGGCGAGCACTGGATTGGCATACGCCCCCGATCCTTCGAGCCAGGCTTCGTGCACGATCGGCGGCAACGTGGCGGAGAACGCCGGCGGACCCCATTGCTTCAAGCACGGCATGACCACGCGCCACATCCTCGGCCTCGAGGTGGTGCTGCCGACGGGCGAGGTGGTGCAGCTCGGCGGCCCCGAGCCCGATGCCCCGGGCTACGACCTGGTGGGACTGTTCGTCGGCAGCGAGGGGACACTCGGCATCGCCACCGCGATCACCGTGCGTCTGGTGCCGAAGCCCGAGAGCGTCCGCACCTTGCTCGCCGCCTACGGCAGGATGGGTGATGCCTGTGCTGCGGTGGCGGACATCGTCGCCGCCGGCGTCGAGCCCGCGGCGCTGGAGATCCTGGACCACCTGACCATCGAAGCGGTGGAGTCCTCGGTGTACGCTGCCGGCTATCCGCGCGAGGCCGATGCCGTGCTCCTCGTCGAGCTGGATGGTCCGGCCTTGGAGGTCGAAGCATCGGCAGCGCGGGTGGGGGCCATCTGCCGGGAGCGCGGTGCGCTGGCGCTGGAGGAAGCGCAGCAAGAAAGCGAGCGCAAGCGCCTGTGGCAGGGCCGGAAGGGCGCCTTCGGCGCCATGGGCCGCATCGACACCGATCTGCTCGTCATGGACGGCGTCGTCCCACGGAACAAGCTGCAAGGGGTGTTGGAGGCGATCTACCGGGTGCGCGAGAAGTACGGCATCACCTTGGCCAACGTCTTCCATGCCGGTGACGGCAACCTGCACCCCAACATCGCCTTCGACGGGCGCGACCCGGAACAGGTGCAGCGCGTTCTCGCCGCCGGCGAGGAAATCCTGAGGCTCTGCCTCGAGTGCGGCGGTGCCTTGAGCGGCGAGCACGGCATCGGCGTCGAGAAGCGTGATCTCATGCCTCTCATGTTCGATGCCGCGGACCTCGAGCTCATGCGCCGCGTGCGGGACTCGTGGAATCCCCGCGGTCTCTGCAATCCCGACAAGGTGCTGCCCGCGACGAAGTCTTGCGTCGAGGCGCGGGGCCGCATGCTCCTCCCGGATCCCGGCGACGCTCCGGAGGTGAGACGGTGA
- a CDS encoding electron transfer flavoprotein-ubiquinone oxidoreductase codes for MAEREVLEVDVLFVGAGPACLAGALHLANLARQHDEAVAQGARAGAPLGELQIAVIEKASEVGMHSLSGAILDPHALRELMPDFEAQGFPAESPVTEDAVYFLTAKKHLKFPVTPPPLQNHGNYLVSLHQVTRWLASKVEAAGVNVFAGFAGSEILFEGDRVVGVRTGDRGVDKQGQPKSNYEPGIDIRARVTVLGEGSRGSLTKELIPRLGLDRDSLPQLYATGVKELWRLPAGRLHPGRVLHTLGWPLPQDLYGGGFIYHMSGDILSLGFVTALDYKHPDTDPHLLFQKYKTHPFIAAMLAGGEMVAYGAKTISEGGYYTMPRLYADGVLLVGECAAYLDAMRLKGVHLGMKSGMLAAETLVDALKAGDTSAATLRGYPERFEKSWARKELHRVRNFRQGYERGLVPGLMHTGLQLLTAGRGVFERRRLDPDYTHMRRRHELNGAQAPAPVPLDEKLTFKKLTDVYLSGTNHDEDQPCHLRIADFDICNERCTAEFGNPCQHFCPASVYEMVEKENGRRELVVNFTNCVHCKTCDIMDPYQIIQWVPPEGGGGPSYVNM; via the coding sequence ATGGCAGAGCGCGAAGTGCTCGAAGTGGACGTGCTGTTCGTCGGCGCCGGGCCCGCCTGCCTGGCGGGGGCCCTGCACTTGGCGAACCTGGCGCGCCAGCACGACGAGGCCGTGGCGCAGGGCGCGCGCGCCGGGGCGCCGCTCGGCGAGCTCCAGATCGCCGTCATCGAGAAGGCGAGCGAGGTGGGGATGCACTCCCTATCCGGCGCCATCCTGGATCCCCACGCGCTCCGCGAGCTCATGCCCGATTTCGAGGCTCAGGGCTTCCCCGCCGAGAGCCCGGTGACCGAGGACGCGGTCTACTTCCTGACGGCCAAGAAGCACCTCAAGTTCCCGGTGACGCCGCCGCCGTTGCAGAACCACGGCAACTACCTCGTTTCCCTGCACCAGGTCACCCGCTGGCTCGCCAGCAAGGTCGAGGCTGCCGGCGTCAACGTCTTCGCCGGCTTCGCGGGCAGCGAGATCCTCTTCGAAGGCGACCGCGTCGTCGGCGTACGCACCGGGGATCGCGGCGTGGACAAGCAGGGTCAACCCAAGAGCAACTACGAGCCCGGCATCGACATCCGCGCCCGGGTCACGGTGCTCGGCGAGGGCAGCCGCGGCAGCCTGACGAAGGAGCTCATTCCGCGGCTCGGCCTCGATCGCGACTCCCTGCCGCAGCTCTATGCCACGGGCGTCAAAGAGCTGTGGCGGCTGCCAGCGGGAAGGCTGCACCCCGGGCGGGTGCTGCACACCCTCGGCTGGCCGCTGCCGCAGGACCTCTACGGCGGTGGGTTCATCTATCACATGAGCGGCGACATCCTCTCCCTCGGCTTCGTCACCGCCCTCGACTACAAGCACCCCGACACCGATCCGCACCTGCTCTTCCAGAAGTACAAGACCCATCCGTTCATCGCCGCGATGCTGGCCGGCGGCGAGATGGTGGCGTACGGAGCCAAGACCATTTCCGAAGGCGGTTACTACACCATGCCTCGGCTCTACGCCGACGGCGTGCTCCTCGTCGGCGAATGTGCCGCCTACCTCGACGCCATGCGTCTCAAGGGCGTCCACCTGGGGATGAAGTCGGGGATGTTGGCAGCGGAAACCCTCGTCGACGCCCTTAAAGCCGGCGACACCAGCGCGGCGACGCTACGGGGCTATCCGGAGCGCTTCGAGAAGAGCTGGGCCCGTAAGGAGTTGCACCGCGTCCGCAACTTCCGCCAGGGTTACGAACGCGGCCTCGTGCCCGGGCTGATGCACACGGGACTGCAGCTGCTGACCGCCGGCCGCGGTGTCTTCGAGCGCCGCCGTCTCGATCCGGACTACACCCACATGCGCCGTCGCCACGAACTGAACGGGGCCCAGGCCCCGGCACCAGTGCCACTCGACGAGAAGCTCACCTTCAAGAAGCTCACCGACGTCTACCTCTCGGGCACCAACCACGACGAAGATCAGCCCTGCCACCTGCGCATCGCCGACTTCGACATCTGCAACGAGCGCTGCACGGCGGAGTTCGGCAACCCGTGCCAGCACTTCTGTCCGGCCAGCGTCTACGAGATGGTGGAGAAGGAGAACGGCCGCCGCGAGCTGGTGGTCAACTTCACCAACTGCGTGCATTGCAAGACCTGCGACATCATGGACCCGTACCAGATCATCCAGTGGGTTCCCCCCGAGGGCGGCGGCGGTCCCAGCTACGTGAACATGTGA
- a CDS encoding FAD-binding oxidoreductase: protein MKADLERLRSVFGAASVEAWQPALPALAGVLPSATPVLAPASAAEVQEGLRFAAREGLHVLPAGSMEHLHLAGSLRGVDFVLSTRRLDRILEHEKVDFTLIAEAGVTLHTLAAQAGEAGQRLAPAPWPGRAATVGGACAANRNGLGRLGRGTWRDAVLGCRVLHADGGTTKTGGKVVKNVSGYDLAKIYLGSLGSLALLCEINLRLVPMPERSAVVLARVPMERARDLLVAAERSSLRPQAFLASFGIGTNAAEDKDLELLARFEGQASVVEAQSRGCAALWGGQIAGDAEAEARWRSLMQFGTPDPGQVLLSLAGLPTAVVPALDVVRSCCGDGVAALGLHGVGTVAVQVPVELSPRLPELRDRLQAAGCTLRSFWSPVAVGQGFRPVPPAPALQAGLKSVFDPSGLLPAPPWLEMEAAR from the coding sequence GTGAAAGCCGACCTGGAGCGCCTGCGTTCTGTGTTCGGTGCTGCCAGCGTCGAGGCCTGGCAACCGGCGCTCCCGGCGCTCGCCGGGGTGCTGCCGTCGGCAACGCCGGTGCTGGCGCCGGCGAGCGCGGCAGAAGTGCAGGAAGGTTTGCGTTTCGCGGCGCGCGAGGGTCTCCACGTTCTCCCGGCAGGTTCGATGGAGCATCTGCACCTGGCCGGGTCGTTGCGCGGTGTGGACTTCGTCCTCTCCACCCGGCGACTGGACCGGATCCTGGAGCACGAGAAGGTGGACTTCACTTTGATCGCCGAGGCCGGTGTCACGCTCCACACACTCGCAGCGCAGGCAGGAGAAGCGGGCCAGCGCCTCGCTCCCGCACCCTGGCCCGGGCGAGCCGCGACGGTGGGCGGCGCCTGCGCCGCGAATCGAAACGGCCTCGGCCGCCTGGGACGAGGCACGTGGCGCGACGCCGTGCTCGGCTGCCGGGTGCTCCACGCCGACGGTGGGACGACGAAGACCGGGGGCAAAGTGGTGAAGAATGTGAGCGGCTACGATCTCGCCAAGATCTACCTCGGCTCCCTCGGTTCTCTCGCGCTGCTCTGCGAGATCAACCTGCGTCTCGTCCCCATGCCGGAACGGTCCGCCGTGGTCCTCGCCCGCGTCCCCATGGAGCGAGCCCGGGATCTTCTCGTCGCCGCCGAGCGGAGCTCCTTGCGGCCCCAAGCGTTCCTCGCCAGCTTTGGAATCGGAACGAACGCTGCTGAGGACAAGGACCTCGAGCTGCTGGCGCGCTTCGAGGGGCAGGCATCCGTGGTCGAGGCGCAGTCGCGTGGCTGCGCTGCGCTCTGGGGTGGGCAGATCGCCGGAGACGCAGAAGCTGAAGCGCGCTGGCGGAGCCTCATGCAGTTCGGCACACCGGATCCGGGCCAAGTGCTCCTGAGTCTCGCAGGTCTCCCCACCGCCGTGGTGCCGGCTCTCGACGTCGTCCGTTCCTGCTGCGGGGACGGCGTGGCGGCGCTCGGTCTCCACGGCGTCGGCACAGTCGCTGTGCAAGTGCCGGTAGAACTCTCTCCGCGCCTGCCGGAGCTGCGAGACCGTCTGCAAGCGGCGGGTTGCACCTTGCGCTCGTTCTGGTCGCCGGTGGCTGTGGGCCAGGGTTTCCGCCCCGTGCCGCCGGCACCAGCGTTGCAGGCGGGTCTCAAATCCGTCTTCGATCCCTCGGGCCTTTTGCCCGCGCCGCCCTGGCTCGAGATGGAGGCAGCCAGGTGA
- a CDS encoding DNA-3-methyladenine glycosylase translates to MPPHRPSPLPRAFYARSALCVARELLGCILCRRVEGSMLAGRIVETEAYVGAEDQACHARHGRTARNEVMFGPPGYAYVYFVYGVHDMLNVVCQPPGRPEAVLLRALEPVRGIEPMRERRGVQRLTALLSGPGKLCQALSVTRRQNGADLCGPDLWIAGGTLAPGERIGQSARIGVDYAGEDAVRPWRFYVEGNPHVSRPAPGRGPRRRKLQTQKTRAAQPRSRASQASR, encoded by the coding sequence ATGCCACCGCACCGACCTTCTCCCCTGCCACGCGCTTTCTACGCCCGCAGCGCCCTCTGCGTCGCCCGCGAGCTCCTCGGCTGCATCCTCTGTCGCCGCGTCGAGGGCAGCATGCTTGCCGGGCGCATCGTCGAGACCGAGGCCTACGTCGGCGCCGAGGACCAGGCCTGCCATGCCCGGCATGGCCGCACCGCGCGCAACGAGGTCATGTTCGGCCCCCCGGGTTACGCCTACGTGTACTTCGTCTACGGCGTCCACGACATGCTCAACGTCGTCTGCCAACCTCCGGGCCGCCCCGAGGCCGTGCTCCTCCGCGCCCTGGAGCCGGTCCGAGGCATCGAGCCCATGCGCGAGCGGCGCGGCGTGCAGCGCCTGACCGCGCTGCTCAGCGGTCCAGGGAAGCTGTGCCAGGCTCTCTCCGTGACCCGTCGTCAAAACGGCGCCGACCTCTGCGGTCCGGATCTCTGGATCGCAGGCGGCACCTTGGCGCCAGGCGAACGCATCGGGCAGAGCGCCCGCATCGGGGTCGACTACGCCGGCGAGGATGCCGTACGGCCCTGGCGCTTCTATGTGGAGGGCAATCCGCACGTGTCACGGCCCGCGCCGGGACGGGGCCCGCGTCGCCGCAAGCTCCAGACGCAAAAGACGAGGGCAGCGCAGCCAAGGAGCAGGGCCTCCCAGGCGAGCAGATGA